A single genomic interval of Planctomycetia bacterium harbors:
- a CDS encoding acetylxylan esterase — translation MKIDAKDGGYSVTTEVYTARLDPNAVLTSLVIGGVEFIAPPAETRDQDGKKAPAPGLFACPTGQWYHRHAPPKFRTRRDNTLEAEGAGWKLAYTFQADAVELAFEGVPEGGRGFTSGYPSDDLAISLAHDLDRACDPENQGEFGWPVKRKHEPGNYVILAKNGAGLIAEGAARIQAIEDKNRILSAPHRLDLLVFNTAEKRSGPVRHRLRMFRTPSLAHSVTMEIQSPNQGHLFSQVDEVVFPVKVNVLYGRTFKGAVAFKGAPYVWKQPELVAEASAEVSGSSPFTTVALKIRPPKPGHYTGRVSISEEGKPAYSQRIGFVFQPERIAPVVPPADFDSFWDTTLAELDKTPLDMTLEERTDLESAVGRVYKVKYRSWGGRWAWAWLYVPKGEKKVAAQVVLPPVSVYQPPPPRLADGALRIMVAIHGGDVKDHPAKPDFDYMRTGITSRETYMMRYSYCCLVRCFDIIKQHEKCNGEIEVSGSSQGAGLSLVLTGLRNAKSAQGVAVALCRIDWTVLGYAEWGPRAPAGADPKQVAEVVRYYDPACFAHRIRTPLQLATGLFDFCAPAEGIFTAINALPKETRCKIFIDPYGGHFTLDLTGYGSGVGVVEVPRWQGTAAENKLGP, via the coding sequence GTGAAAATCGACGCCAAAGACGGCGGCTACAGCGTGACCACCGAGGTTTATACCGCCCGCTTGGATCCGAACGCAGTGTTGACTTCGCTTGTGATCGGTGGAGTCGAGTTCATCGCACCTCCCGCCGAGACGCGTGATCAAGACGGCAAGAAAGCGCCGGCTCCCGGGCTCTTCGCCTGCCCGACGGGGCAGTGGTATCATCGCCATGCTCCGCCGAAATTCCGCACTCGGCGCGACAACACTCTCGAGGCCGAGGGAGCCGGCTGGAAGTTGGCCTACACCTTTCAAGCGGATGCCGTCGAGCTCGCGTTCGAAGGAGTACCTGAAGGGGGCCGCGGCTTCACGTCGGGCTATCCCTCCGATGATCTCGCGATCAGCCTCGCGCACGATCTCGATCGGGCTTGCGATCCGGAAAATCAGGGTGAGTTCGGCTGGCCGGTCAAACGGAAACATGAGCCGGGCAATTACGTCATCTTGGCGAAGAACGGCGCGGGCCTGATCGCCGAAGGGGCTGCGCGCATCCAAGCGATCGAAGACAAGAACCGAATTCTTTCCGCACCGCATCGCCTCGACCTGCTCGTGTTCAACACGGCTGAGAAGCGTTCCGGACCGGTGCGTCATCGATTGCGCATGTTTCGTACGCCGTCGCTCGCGCATTCGGTGACGATGGAAATTCAGTCGCCGAATCAGGGGCACCTGTTTTCTCAGGTCGATGAGGTTGTGTTTCCGGTAAAGGTCAACGTTCTTTACGGCCGAACCTTCAAGGGAGCCGTTGCGTTCAAGGGTGCGCCTTATGTTTGGAAGCAGCCCGAACTAGTCGCAGAAGCATCGGCCGAGGTATCGGGAAGCAGCCCGTTTACGACCGTAGCACTGAAGATTCGCCCGCCGAAGCCGGGGCACTACACCGGCCGCGTAAGCATCAGCGAAGAAGGGAAGCCGGCCTACAGCCAACGGATCGGCTTCGTGTTTCAGCCGGAGCGCATCGCGCCGGTCGTGCCACCCGCCGACTTCGATTCGTTCTGGGACACCACGCTGGCGGAGCTCGATAAGACTCCGCTCGACATGACGCTTGAAGAGCGTACGGACCTCGAATCGGCCGTCGGTCGGGTCTACAAAGTGAAGTACCGTTCCTGGGGCGGGCGTTGGGCTTGGGCTTGGCTCTACGTGCCGAAAGGCGAAAAGAAGGTCGCAGCTCAGGTCGTTCTACCTCCGGTGAGTGTGTATCAACCGCCACCGCCACGCCTCGCCGACGGTGCGCTGCGTATTATGGTCGCCATTCACGGCGGCGACGTGAAAGACCATCCGGCCAAGCCCGATTTCGACTACATGCGAACCGGCATCACGTCGCGTGAGACGTACATGATGCGCTATAGCTATTGCTGTCTCGTCCGCTGCTTCGACATCATCAAGCAACATGAAAAATGCAACGGTGAGATCGAAGTCTCCGGTAGTAGCCAAGGAGCGGGCTTGTCTCTCGTCCTCACCGGTTTGCGCAACGCAAAATCGGCGCAGGGTGTTGCGGTCGCATTGTGCCGCATCGATTGGACCGTGCTAGGCTACGCCGAATGGGGACCGCGCGCTCCGGCCGGTGCCGACCCAAAACAAGTGGCCGAGGTCGTGCGCTACTACGATCCGGCCTGCTTCGCTCATCGCATCCGAACGCCGCTGCAATTGGCGACCGGCTTGTTCGACTTCTGTGCTCCTGCCGAAGGGATCTTCACCGCAATCAATGCCTTGCCCAAGGAGACGCGCTGCAAGATCTTCATCGATCCCTACGGCGGCCACTTCACGCTCGACTTAACAGGCTACGGCTCGGGAGTCGGCGTCGTCGAAGTTCCGCGCTGGCAGGGGACCGCCGCCGAGAACAAACTAGGGCCGTAA